The Ziziphus jujuba cultivar Dongzao chromosome 7, ASM3175591v1 genome includes a region encoding these proteins:
- the LOC125423859 gene encoding uncharacterized protein LOC125423859, which yields MVVKGISISMDESSVAISRCKTHLHLQKKKKKQKDFTDSDMEAAAQQLIQLSDEDNNNNNNNSNSGRNYNKVDDNGYGDEEVDQRVAKENGNYVINSGEENSSSNNNIMEEIFGKEEVLVFPAANRKRRYRSLADIYMETKPVVYHLLCGTTAKKLRFRDEKKVQFI from the coding sequence ATGGTGGTAAAGGGTATAAGTATTTCAATGGATGAATCATCAGTAGCTATATCTCGATGTAAAACCCATCTTCATctccagaagaagaaaaagaagcagaAGGACTTCACGGACTCCGACATGGAGGCCGCGGCTCAGCAGCTGATACAACTTAGCGACGaagataacaacaacaacaacaacaacagcaacagcgGAAGGAATTATAACAAGGTGGATGATAATGGTTATGGTGATGAAGAGGTTGATCAGAGAGTAGCGAAGGAGAATGGCAATTATGTAATTAATAGTGGTGAAGAGaatagtagtagtaataataatataatggaAGAGATATTTGGGAAAGAAGAGGTTTTGGTATTTCCAGCTGCTAATAGGAAAAGGAGGTATCGTTCTCTTGCTGATATCTATATGGAGACCAAACCTGTTGTTTATCATCTTCTATGTGGGACTACTGCCAAGAAGCTCAGATTTAGAGATGAAAAAAAGGTTCAGTTTATTTGA
- the LOC107425504 gene encoding H/ACA ribonucleoprotein complex subunit GAR1: MDRYQRVEKPKEDSTPINENEIRITTQGRMRNYITYATTLLQEKGSSEIVLKAMGRAINKTVMIAELIKRRIVGLHQNTAIGSTDITDMWEPLEEGLLPIETTRHVSMITITLSKKELDISSTGYQPPLPDDQVKPLNDFEDEGEGSPRMRGRGRSGRGRGRGRGRGRGRGRGNYIGAVEYHGDGWDGGRGFGGRGRGRARGRGFRGRGRGYGGQPGGFYDDGELGAPQGRGRGRGRGGGRGRSRNFGMDGPVQAAAA, from the exons ATGGATAGGTATCAGAGAGTGGAGAAGCCAAAGGAAGATTCAACGCCTATAAATGAGAACGAGATTCGTATTACCACCCAAGGCAGGATGAGGAACTATATTACTTATGCCACCACTCTCCTCCAG GAGAAGGGATCCAGTGAAATTGTTCTCAAGGCAATGGGTAGAGCTATCAATAAGACAGTGATGATAGCTGAGCTAATTAAG AGAAGAATTGTTGGTCTCCATCAGAATACAGCTATTGGATCAACTGATATAACTGACATGTGGGAGCCACTAGAAGAAGGCCTGCTTCC AATAGAGACCACCCGCCATGTTTCAATGATCACGATTACTTTGTCGAAGAAGGAGCTTGATATATCTTCCACAGG ATATCAACCTCCTCTTCCAGATGATCAAGTCAAACCGTTAAACGATTTTGAGGATGAAGGAG AGGGCTCACCTAGGATGCGAGGCAGAGGACGAAGTGGtcgaggaagaggaagaggaagaggaagaggaagaggcaGAGGCAGAG GAAATTATATTGGAGCAGTGGAGTATCATGGAGatggttgggatggggggcgtGGTTTTGGTGGCAGAGGTAGAGGCCGTGCAAGAGGTCGTGGGTTTCGGGGTAGAGGCCGAGGCTATGGCGGTCAGCCTGGTGGATTCTATGATGATGGTGAATTAGGGGCACCCCAAGGCCGGG GGCGAGGACGTGGCAGGGGTGGTGGGCGAGGACGATCTCGTAATTTCGGAATGGATGGACCTGTGCAAGCAGCAGCTGCTTGA
- the LOC107425511 gene encoding cellulose synthase A catalytic subunit 2 [UDP-forming]: MDTRGRLVAGSHNRNEFVLINADEVARIKSAKESSGQECQICGDQVEFTVDGELFVACNECAFPVCRPCYEYERREGNQACPQCKTRYKRIKGSPRVEGDEEEDDIDDLDNEFDYGDFDALGPHQVAEAVLSSRLNTGRGSHFNSSGIPTQSERQSAPLGSEIPLLTYGEEDSEISSDQHALIIPPFAGHGNRIHPMPSDPSMPLHSRPMVPKKDIAVYGYGSVAWKDRMEEWKKKQGDKLQVVKHQGENDGGNFGGNDLGDPDLPMMDEGRQPLSRKLPIPSSKINPYRLIILLRLVILGLFFHYRLLHPVNDAYPLWLTSVICEIWFAVSWILDQFPKWYPIMRETYLDRLSLRYEKEGSPSELASVDIFVSTVDPMKEPPLITANTVLSILAVDYPVDKVVCYVSDDGAAMLTFEALSETSEFARKWVPFCKRFNIEPRAPEWYFSQKIDYLKNKVHPAFVRERRAMKREYEEFKVRINSLVATAQKVPEEGWTMQDGTPWPGNNVRDHPGMIQVFLGNNGVRDVEGNELPRLVYVSREKRPGFEHHKKAGAMNALVRVSAIISNAPYLLNVDCDHYINNSKALREAMCFMMDPTMGKKVCYVQFPQRFDGIDRHDRYSNRNVVFFDINMKGLDGIQGPIYVGTGCVFRRYALYGYDAPVKKKPPSRTCNCLPKWCCCLCCGSKKKKSGKSKKETKKKSKHREASKQIHALENIEEGIEELNNEKPSSVSLIKLQKKFGQSQVFITSALKEDGGVPEVASPAYLLQEAIQVISCGYEDKTDWGKEVGWIYGSVTEDILTGFKMHCHGWRSVYCIPKRPAFKGSAPINLSDRLHQVLRWALGSVEIFLSRHCPIWYGYGGGLKWLERFSYINSVVYPFTSIPLLVYCTLPAICLLTGQFIVPEISNYASLVFMGLFISIAATGILEMQWGGVGIDDWWRNEQFWVIGGVSSHLFALVQGLLKVLGGVNTNFTVTSKAADDGEFSELYIFKWTSLLIPPTTLLIINIVGVVVGISDAINNGYDSWGPLFGRLFFAFWVIIHLYPFLKGFLGRTDRMPTIILVWSILLASILTLMWVRINPFVSRDGPVLEVCGLNCD, translated from the exons ATGGACACAAGGGGTCGACTTGTTGCCGGTTCTCACAATAGAAATGAGTTTGTGCTGATCAATGCAGATGAGGTGGCCCGG ATCAAGTCTGCAAAAGAATCAAGTGGGCAAGAATGTCAAATATGTGGAGACCAGGTGGAATTTACAGTGGACGGGGAGCTTTTTGTTGCCTGCAATGAATGTGCTTTCCCTGTATGTAGGCCCTGCTATGAGTATGAGAGAAGAGAGGGAAATCAGGCTTGCCCTCAGTGTAAAACCAGATACAAGCGCATCAAAG GTTCTCCTAGGGTTGAaggtgatgaagaagaagatgacatTGATGATTTGGACAACGAATTTGATTATGGTGACTTTGATGCTTTGGGACCACATCAAGTTGCAGAGGCAGTACTATCTTCGCGCCTTAACACTGGCCGTGGTTCCCACTTCAATTCTTCTGGAATCCCTACTCAATCAGAACGTCAATCTGCTCCCCTTGGTTCTGAAATTCCTCTCTTAACATACGGCGAGGag GATTCTGAAATTTCTTCTGATCAACATGCTCTAATTATACCTCCATTTGCTGGTCATGGAAATAGGATCCATCCAATGCCTTCTGATCCATCTATGCCTC TGCATTCAAGGCCAATGGTTCCTAAGAAAGATATTGCAGTATATGGATATGGAAGTGTGGCGTGGAAGGATCGGATGGAAGAGTGGAAGAAAAAACAAGGTGACAAACTTCAGGTTGTAAAACACCAAGGAGAAAATGATGGTGGAAACTTTGGTGGAAATGACCTGGGTGATCCTGATTTGCCCAT GATGGATGAAGGCAGACAGCCGCTGTCAAGGAAATTGCCCATTCCCTCAAGCAAGATAAATCCATACAGATTGATTATATTACTCCGCCTTGTAATCCTTggcttattttttcattatagaCTTCTTCATCCTGTTAATGATGCATATCCTCTGTGGTTGACATCGGTCATATGTGAAATTTGGTTTGCTGTATCATGGATTCTGGATCAATTTCCCAAATGGTATCCAATAATGAGAGAAACCTACCTGGATCGGCTATCACTAAG ATATGAAAAAGAAGGGTCGCCATCTGAATTAGCCAGTGTAGACATTTTTGTTAGTACCGTTGACCCTATGAAAGAACCTCCACTAATTACTGCAAACACAGTTCTTTCAATCCTTGCCGTTGATTATCCAGTTGATAAAGTTGTATGCTATGTCTCTGATGATGGTGCTGCCATGCTTACTTTTGAAGCCCTTTCTGAGACATCTGAGTTTGCTAGGAAGTGGGTTCCTTTCTGCAAAAGATTTAACATAGAGCCCCGAGCCCCAGAATGGTATTTCTCTCAGAAAATTGACTATCTGAAAAATAAAGTTCATCCAGCATTTGTCAGGGAAAGACGTGCAATGAAG AGAGAATATGAAGAATTTAAAGTTAGGATAAATAGTTTGGTAGCCACAGCGCAAAAAGTTCCTGAGGAGGGTTGGACAATGCAAGATGGGACTCCATGGCCTGGAAATAATGTCCGTGACCATCCTGGCATGATTCAG GTATTCCTTGGAAACAATGGAGTTCGTGATGTTGAAGGAAATGAGTTGCCTCGTCTAGTTTATGTTTCTCGTGAAAAGAGACCAGGGTTTGAACACCATAAAAAGGCTGGTGCCATGAATGCTCTG GTTCGTGTATCAGCAATTATCTCAAATGCTCCTTATCTTCTGAATGTCGATTGTGATCACTATATCAACAATAGCAAGGCACTTAGAGAAGCCATGTGTTTCATGATGGATCCTACAATGGGGAAGAAAGTTTGCTATGTGCAGTTTCCTCAAAGATTTGATGGGATTGATCGTCATGATAGATATTCAAATCGGAATGTTGTGTTCTTTGAT ATCAATATGAAAGGATTAGATGGTATACAAGGACCGATATATGTTGGAACTGGGTGTGTCTTCAGAAGGTATGCACTTTATGGATATGACGCCCCTGTTAAGAAGAAGCCTCCCAGCAGGACCTGCAACTGTTTGCCAAAATGGTGCTGTTGTCTGTGCTGTGGgtctaagaaaaaaaagagtggaaagTCAAAGAAAGAGACCAAGAAGAAATCAAAACATAGGGAAGCATCGAAACAAATACATGCACTTGAAAATATTGAAGAGGGTATTGAAG AATTAAACAATGAGAAACCATCCAGTGTGTCCCTAATTAAACTGCAGAAGAAGTTTGGGCAGTCACAAGTGTTTATCACCTCCGCACTCAAGGAGGATGGTGGAGTTCCTGAAGTTGCTAGTCCTGCCTATCTCTTACAAGAAGCCATCCAAGTCATAAGTTGTGGATATGAGGACAAAACAGACTGGGGAAAAGAA GTTGGCTGGATATATGGTTCGGTTACTGAGGATATTTTGACAGGATTTAAGATGCACTGCCATGGCTGGCGGTCTGTGTACTGCATACCCAAAAGACCTGCTTTCAAGGGGTCAGCTCCAATTAATCTGTCAGATCGTCTGCACCAAGTTCTTCGTTGGGCCCTTGGATCTGTTGAGATCTTCTTGAGCAGACATTGTCCAATCTGGTATGGTTATGGCGGTGGTTTGAAATGGTTGGAGCGCTTTTCCTATATTAATTCAGTAGTGTATCCTTTTACCTCCATTCCGTTGCTCGTATACTGTACATTGCCTGCCATCTGCCTTCTTACTGGACAATTCATTGTCCCTGAG ATTAGCAACTATGCAAGTCTGGTTTTCATGGGTCTCTTCATATCTATTGCTGCCACTGGTATTCTCGAGATGCAGTGGGGTGGGGTTGGGATAGATGACTGGTGGAGAAATGAACAGTTCTGGGTCATTGGAGGCGTTTCATCGCATCTATTTGCTCTAGTCCAGGGTTTACTTAAAGTTCTGGGTGGTGTGAACACAAACTTCACGGTTACCTCCAAGGCAGCAGATGATGGAGAATTTTCAGAGCTCTACATCTTTAAGTGGACATCATTGTTGATTCCCCCTACAACTTTATTGATTATAAATATAGTTGGTGTTGTGGTTGGGATTTCAGATGCCATCAATAACGGGTATGATTCATGGGGACCACTATTTGGGAGGCTGTTTTTTGCATTCTGGGTCATTATCCATCTCTACCCCTTCCTCAAAGGGTTCTTGGGGAGAACCGACCGTATGCCAACCATTATTTTGGTCTGGTCAATTCTGCTGGCTTCAATCTTAACCCTTATGTGGGTTCGAATCAACCCATTTGTGTCAAGAGACGGCCCGGTGTTAGAAGTCTGTGGCTTGAATTGTGATTAG